Part of the Melitaea cinxia chromosome 14, ilMelCinx1.1, whole genome shotgun sequence genome is shown below.
TTATATACGAATAGTTTATATACGAggtgaatttgaaaaaaaaaaaaaaaaaaaaaaaaataactccgTACATAgatagatagttgcaagtagaataattgttatatttaataggTATTTCAAGCgccaatattataattttattatataattttattttgaagtaattaattatgattgattgttcgatcttctactactgtaatataaactctttgttattaaaaattattttctacttgttagttcgattagctataaatacgtgtttttttcgtttttttaaactataatttattttttatttttagaaattttatttatttccattattaatataaacgatAACATAATAACTATTCCGCGCGGAGCGAAGTCACGAACTTATGCCACGCGAAGCGGGCGGGAAACAGCTAGTAAGgaataaacaaggtaaaaatgcaactagcctgaaaaagtatctgcctccgttgtgctgtgccgagtgcccgagcgaaagagtaagtccgaaactgcaggcatgcgcagatcgcgcgctagctttatctctcttacttccttacaggggatccacgaaagaatttattaatcctggcgcTTCTAATAAGAATATTGGGATACTGCTATTGAATTATggcattgtcatcggtccttgataggtgtgcaaagtttcaaattgaTCAAACTTCTGGCAGTTGGTGAAAactatgctcaaagattccattacatacatacaacctaGGCTAACTTAAGCgtggtaaaaaaaattagacacaCTACCAcggtatttgacacacacaaagcttattatacttttttgttgtcagtctgtagtcatttttttaaaaaggttatttgttctttttatttttttgtttcctttaatgtaaaattttaattatagtcgaatttcgacctctgggcgatcactagtaaataataaataatagtggccaacaaataatacaatttaaactttaactatttttatatactattgTTGCAAAATATCGTTATATTGTTATAGTAAAGTATGTATAGAATGTTAATAATATACgtatgatattattaatttttttcttattcataTAGAACATTTCTAAGAGAGAAGTTTCTAGAACATCACTAAGATACGTATACTGAACATATGTAATATGTGTCGATGTATGATGTCTGTACATCAAATTTTTCCACACATATGACAGTCTAATTTCATTTAGGTATCTATCGCAATGAACGAAGGCACAGTTATAATAACATAACGTAAATGTGacataaaacatgtaaaaaaatcaaagaaatatatttctttCAATCAATTATCTTAATGGAAACagtaataaaaacattcattatttatttataaatactagtagccgcccagaggtcgaaattcgaccatcattaaaaatttaaattaaagaaaaccaaaaaataatgaaaataaagaacctttttaaaaaatttcaatttgactacagactttgacaatcaacaaatgAGTATAATATGCATCtctgtcaaatacatagtagtgcgtgtaatgtttttttttaattgaaaaaaaatattagcattctgcactccttctctatataaactataagtgtacgaaatttcacactcctccgtTACCAAAGGGTTACAAAGTTATTACTTCAAGtattaatatcttatatataaaattgtcatgTCAGAATGTTTGTTACAATacacctccgaaacggctggaccgatttttatgaaattttgtgtgcatatcgggtaggtctgagaatcagccaatatctatttttcatatccctaagttataagggggagggtattaagggggctaataacatatatagtaaaacaacgtttgcggggtcagctagtatagatataaatgtAAGTCGATCGGTGTTTTTtcaaaaatagttattaaaatttgttttactttgtacaaaaaaaaaaaacctaaactTGTGTGTAAATAGCTCCATTAACGTTctgttactataataatatcacCTTTGAATTAAATACACGTTAATCACTACGCTGTTAAAATTACTAAGTAAACAGTttgataaaacaattatttaattagttttgttatttagttatttagtaTTTTCGGTAGGCATattgtgtaatattatttacagaGACACAGTATTACAACTTAACGTAAAAAAtactatagatatataataaaataaacactagCCCACCTGCTGTTGTTGCTGAATAAGTTGCTGTTGTTTGAGCTGAGCATCATGCGAGAATGGCATGGTATCGAACGGCGGAGGAGGCAACATGAGTGATACTAGGGGTGGCTGCAGGTTCATGGCCGCTAGCGCACCCATGTTAAGCCCCAATGGAAGACCTAGCGACAGCATTTGAGCCATCATCGGGTGTAATTGTCCCAGTTGTTGTAGTTGCAGCATGTTAAGAGCGGCTTGCATCTCTTGAACCTGGGCCGCGAGCAAGGCACCGGCCTGTGCCTCGCCCGCGCCATTTGCATTCTCATTGAAGTTCCCACTATTTTCACCTCGAGGAGAAGGCGACCTGTCGCCCTGAGGCGCAGGAGACGCGGCACGGGGCGAATTCGGAGCACCAGATTTCCTCTCATATTCTGATTTAAAGTGTTCTGCAAACTGTTCCAAATATTCGAGTGGTACTTTATCTTTATGTACTTCTTCACAATGAGTCTTCAACACAAAAACACTTGAAAACtctttattacaaaattgaCACGTCGACTTCGTTTCATCGGGTGGTTTTTCCTCAGGAGGCGGCGGTGGCGGACTAGGTACTCGGGCCAATTCTCGTTCCTCTTGTAATTTTCGCCGCTGATTTTCATTATATTGCATTACAAGATCAAACCCGAATGTTTCAAGTAATTGCTTGTACATTTGTGAGTTGCGTTTAGGCGGATTCCCTTTAGCCACTATTTCATCAATAGCAGCCGCCTCAGCGTCAGCGAGCGGCGAATGCGCACGCGCATCGTTAAATGGACACGTCGTCACTCGGTGCGCATCGAGTGATTCTAAACTAGGGAATGACGTGTGACAGCGTTCGCAGGCGGTGCTACCTGTGCGAGGGGACCGAGGACTAGCAGGGTGCGCGGGGGGCGACGAGCGCGGTCCGCCGCTACTAGTACTAGAAGGGGATGTATTTTTCGGCGACAATACGTCTTGTAGCATTTTGGCGGGATCGTTTCTTTCCGGCTGCTCTACCAGAGGGCGTGTTAAGTCTACGTGGCCCGCGGCGGCCAGCTCCTGTAGTTTTCCCGCCCTTGTCTGATGTAAAACTGATCTCATATGAATGTCTAATGTACTTCCTTGTGTATACGCAACTTTGCATATGTTACACTTATAGCGTTTACGATCTTCCTCCTCACTAGACGTACTTTTAGGTGTTAAAGTTAAATTCGAGGGCGCAGTGCCCGCACTGGGCGAAACGGGaggattattattgttttgttgctCTTGCATCGCTCTTTTTAACTTGTGCAAATGACTCACACTATTGTAATGAACTAACAAAATATTCTTTTGCGTGAAAGATTCCTTGCAAACGTCACATTTAAACGGTCTGTTTGGATCTAAATATTTTTCCATAGGATAAGTCAGTTTCTCTCCTTTTCTGTGTAAAAGCGTTTTATTATGTGCAGTTAAATAAGACTGCCGCGTAAAGGCAACTTTGCATCGGTGACATTTATACTTTCTATTAGGATCATTATAGGAATCTTCAGCCATAGCCTGAGAGTTTAAATAGTCTTCGAGAAACTGTTGGTCTTTATAAATAATCGAGTCATCGGAGTTTTCTGCGTCATTGTGACCAGATTCATCGGCAGCAGTGGCACTCGAATCTCTGTCTTCCATTTCGCCAAGTTCGTCTTCTGGCGTTCGAAGGGCTTCCTTTCGCAATAAATCTGCGGCTGCGGCGTCTAGTGCCGCACCGTGTCCGGGCTGTAGCAAAGGATTAGACGCAAGGCTACGCTTAAAAGCGTTTAACTCATCCTCTGATAATTCCGGATGCGAAGTTTCAACGTGTTTTTGAAGAGCTAATACAGATCTAAAACTGCGCCCACATAAAACACATTTAGTAGCGTCGCGTATAACATGATATTGAGAATGTAGTTGTaatttttctattgttttaaATGCTAAGCTGCACTGATTACATCGGTATTTATATACATGTTTCTCGGATACTGACATGTTTGCAATTGAATTACGGGCATGCGCTTCTCTAAAATGGTTTTGTAAGGCATGCGCGGTATCAAAATATCTATTACATCCTTTTTTCCAACAAACGTAGCCCGGTCCTTGAGGAGTTTGTTTCAATTCCAGATGACCAGATTCGTTTTGATGCTGGCACAGCTCATCGACGTTACGAAATGTGCGATTACACGTTGAACAGCGTTCTGTTTCTCCATCAACGCTGCCTTCAGAACGAGGAGATGATATTTCTCGGTCATTTTCATCTGCTTGTCTCGGGTCATCTCTCTGTTGTTGACTTCCACCGTTAAGCCAATGACTTTGATCGACGAGTAGAAGAAGTCTTTGTAGCCCTTCTGAGTTAACTGAGTGAATTTGCATAACATGTCTTTCCAGTGCCGGCCTCTCTTTAAACGCGTCTTGGCACAAAGGACAGATAAAATGTCGTACTGTATCACCATGAACGGAGTTAACATGCGAATTCAACTTATTTTCATTTCCACAGCTAAAATTGCAATACGGACATGTATGTGGTCCAGGCATGTCTTGTTCTTCTTCCTTCTCATTGCAACTTTGTTGTGGTGGTTGTTGaacttgttgttgttgttgttgttgctgtTGTTGTTGCTGTTGTTGTTGCTGTTGGTGTTGCTCTAAAAATCGCAACAACTTCTGTTCTTGAGTTAGTTCTGGTTTTTGATCGATTGGCTCCTTATTATCTGTTGACAAAGCATATTAAGTTAAACCCAACACTAATTTACATTCAAACTAAACATAATTTACAAATGACGTTCGACAAACCTCTTCTTACGAAATccgcaaatataataaatagttatcaGTCGGGCATGGTCATATATAACCGGCAACGTGTACCTACCTTCGATTATTTACGTGAGATTTATccacaaaaaatattacatttataaagaaAACTAGCTATTGTTCGACGTTAAGCATTTGTTACTTTCAGTATTGAAGTTAGCAAaaaattcttttcttttatattattaggaGGTCTCTTTTTGTTTGCAACATCCCAACAAGACAGTTATCGGTATATTCATTCCGTACGCACACGTAAACTCACGAcgtattaagaatattgtaattttgtgtACAAAGGGACATATAGGACCGGCAAACAATCACTATATATTTCAACAAAAGGTCTCAAATTTTTAGTTTCGTATCGAATCAAATGCATTTAGATGATCGAAATACATAACAATGAGTGTGAGTGAGAAGCGATGCTATAAAAATAGGATGTATGCGTGGAATTATTGTTTGATCAGGGATGTGTCCACAGCAGCGTGTGAAAAAAGCTGGCCCGAATCGTTTACGCTCAAATAAGGAAGGTAAAAGAAACGAGTGACGGGATAAATACTTCGCAATAGAAAAATCCTAAAATCCAtgaaaaaacaatcaaaattattcataaacgTTATCAAGTAATCAAATATGTTTTGCTGttgttttttaatcaatattgaTCTGTAGtaaattagacaaaaaaaaaaaaaatataaaacattgttgtgtaataaaaaacgtgtaaaaatgaatcaattttttacttaattaaaacttgaaattatCTCACAGTCTGGCGCAGCTGAACCAGTATGTCCCCTGTTTGGGAACCTGTTTCATAGTTTTAAGCAGTTAAAACCGTTACATCTAATGAAGGGGAGGTCGGATAAGTGAGAAgggcatataataataatcatcaaaacGCAACTGACCCTAATCGAAGACTGGAGTGACCGGTGTACGCAAATTATTTAGTTTCAAAACTTCGTGACAAATTCAACTGGACGAAAATCGAAAATAGTAAGGAAcgacgtttttttttcatgtacaGAGGGTCTCTTCTTGAAGACGGCAGGCACGTCGTTATAGCGTTGTAAAATAGGTATTGTGAAGGGAGTTTTGTTTCTCGAGATATATAGTTTACGATTATTTACAACGTGGTATTGGGAGCACAATGAgatttttaaacgttttattgACTCTATTTATGTACGTACCGTATCAGTTACAAAACGTAACCGCTCTTTTGTTAAAGACAATacaactttgaaaaaaaaagttttgaatatACCAACATATAGGACGCTCGAGAACTTCAATTGCTATAAACTTATGTTAATGAATGATGGAATACACGcgtaattcataattttataaaattaaacagaaaaataataaaatgtatctatATGTAAGAATTTCGTGCCATAatgtatgtgggcgataaactccgaaactacagaacaaatttttatcgaatttgtaagcatctgtaatttggtccaactgaggagatagggtagtttttatctcaattggacccggtaggtggcacTGCTATCGGTATCCcgaataaaaatttttttcatgttccttagaaggaccagaccgatctggaccggataaggtatgtaacgcagaagatacCTTGCCTGGTCCGGGTCGGGTATGCCCGTTCCGGTCCTTTTAAGAaatacgaatgtatattcttgaaaaaaaatgtttaatgacaaaaaagtgaattgatattataaatatattacttaacataattattattatattaatttccgTTTATTTCTTCCaatggattatttatttttgtttttactttaaatatcgattatttttatttgtttttgtattattaattaaattttattaacttctagtaattaactacttcctactacttatgaccgctccactgtgtagaactccctgctagactgtcctgataactgaatatatactaagtgcgcttaaaaacatcgatagcgcgattcaggctcagtctGCGTAATTTCTTTtgggctatcctgatctggaccagacctggtcctgatagagcttgccggatctggaatgcctcattctatcctaaTCCGGTCTAGATACATGATCTGATtcagcctgaccttttttctagtcgggatgtaactccgaaactactgaatcaatttttatctaattttgtaAGCACCTGTAaattggtccaacttgggagatagggtattttttatttcaattggacccgataggtggcgctgtttcccgggcaggacaacgtctgccggatccgctagtatattatatatattatattaaaataaatattattaataaataaatcaaataccGTGCTCTCGTGAGATTTgactttttatcaaattatgaaattaattaatgtttggATAGCGAGAGGAACgtggtgtgaagaatcacgtccgcCATAGAAAAGGCCAGACGGAAGTTgcgtctggcgggctaacgcccccgacggttgttgtcgggatcttgtatatatatatatatatatatatatatatatatatatatatatatatatatacttgatcactttgaaaactctgatagcgcgatgtagcatacgtcagttttctctaattacgtagtttgtagtcgttcgtaattcgcgcgatagatgtcgccacatcactcctttccgagaccggaggtcgatagtCCATAGATCTTctgatgcttgccgggccagtgcCAGTTGCCAGATCAcgctcggggtcaccagtttgggagTGTGAGGAACATGGTGTTGAAttcctcgtccgccatcgcaaagggaggattctccaaccagacgggtgttgtgtctggtgggttAACgtccccaacggttgttgtcgggatcttgtatatatacttaatcactttgaaaactctgatagcgcgatgtagcatacgtcagttttttctctaattacgtaatttgtagtcgttcgtaattcgcgcgatagatgtcgccacaaatgaaaaatatattttttttctaatgtttacgcgaatttcactcattataatgaaacaaacttTATCAGATTTTATCacgtttattaagtttttttaaaggaCTCTCCCATGGTCCTCcagtgaccatggttgctgtaaagtatccgaaacatcgggcATCTTGCCTATGAAGTTTTGGTTACTGGTTTtgtatttttagccgacttccaaaaaaagaggagattATCAGTTCGATtggttttttatgtattttacctcagaacttttaaatgggtgtaccgatttcgatgacttTTTTATCGTATGGTGTTGTTTcttttggtcccatttaattttaattgagatctaacaagatcttttcgagttatatctaataatgcgtatttatttgacttctttttcgtcgacctacgatatattgtacattataacttttcactaggCATAcatattttgatgattctcattttatttgaaagctgatgcttgttttgtggtcccatttaaatttaatcgggatctgatgactactttttgagtaatctttgataatgcgtatttacttcactctTTTTTACGAACGAGGAACGAACCCGCTACTTCTAGCGCAACAGTGCAAagctgtgaccactgcgccaaccTGTCATGCTAACTCTACACGCAAGCAATTTCACTAGCAATCTAAATtcaagatttataaataaaatatttataaaacattatctaCTTATAATGTAcattaatactatttatatatttcaaatttaaggATTTATTTAAAGAGCAAAAACGCTTCGATACACTCATTTTCTTTTTCATGCATCCGATGATAGATAcctatattttcttataatttaattattaatttttcatcatttgtctttaattttaagtttatttacattaaattaattaatatttttggatACATTATACGGTGGGTACCTACTCTTTGATTGTTTATTTAAGATGGACCAAAACGGCCTTTCTTAAAGGGCTGTTTATAATGAAGTTATGTATGTTTAGATTTAAGTAATGTGTGTTAAAGACATTTCATTCGCAGTTTAACGTCTATGTGGCAATAAACAAACTACAGGCGTTGCGGCCGGCGACATTGTAAGATGATGAAGCTGCCTCATCACAAGGGAGCAATCATCCTTAATGCGCAACGGCCACATACGTAATGCGAGTCATTGTCCCGCGTGCGGTACTTATGGAAAATTCGCGTTCTCAATTCAAATCTTCTATCCGTCTCCTTCGCGCGCGGGGCGTGCCGCCACCGACCAATGACGACTTCGACTGTAGCGACACCGTGTAAGGCGTACGTTATTAAAGAAACCTGTTCTAATGTTGCGcgctttaaattaaattttggttCGTGTGTAATTATCTCATTATTGTGATTACGAATTCTTCGCTAAATGTTCAGTGCTTTAAATGGTGATTGCCTTTCGAATGCGATGCGAAGCGACTGTTACGTGTAAATTCCTATGTGACATTGATGAAGCGTTCGAAAATAATTGAGCAGAGTATATTGTATTCGTTtacgaaattataaaaataaaatatacaacactTAAATATTCGGTTTTCTTAGTAATGCACAAAGgctatgtttataaaaaaaaatgcagtacaAAATTGATTAAGGAACGAATCGTACTAAATTGGAAACCGATAGTGACGTTTTGAAATCACATTCATAAGTTCGTTCAGTATTACTTTATCGATATGACCAGCAATAATAgtttaagataaattaattttaataggaTTTCCATGCCATGTAGAATAAATTGTGAAATGTGGTTAcgaaatgtaatattatagCATGTTTtcgtcatttaatttttttttcaatcgcaCTTTACCTACAACGTTCTTGTAAAAGTATGTCTATCTATCTAGTATAAGTGATAAGCGCACGCGCATCTGATTATGAATACGTTCCACAAGTTTTTACGTACCTCTTGTACCTAAAGGTATTTTTTCATAGGAATGTTTTGTTCGTATCtcagatataattaaaatttgttacttAAAGAGACAATGACTGGAGGAAGTAAattcacaataataataacaataggaTAGTCACGGTTGGTAAGGTACTAGTGCAAACACGAGTAGCAATTTCCTTATTACTACTCTAATAAACATGAAAAAAGACAATGAACGGACTCAATAGGCACAAGATTAGCGTTAATTAATTTACGTAACTTATTTAACTTCAAAGGTTGGTCGAACgaatatataagaataattttataagaatgaagtaataatatttaatatagtgGGTTTTTTCCAataagaaaagttaaaaaactcACCATTTTCTTGCTGATCGTACGGGCTCGGCATTTCAGGTGGCTGAGGGATGACTTGGAAGAGCTCCGCAACATCAGGGGTGGGGTCTTTGCCTTCCGATCGACGTTGGAGCTGGTGAATTTGTTCCATTTGCAAGTGTTTGACGGAACGTACGTGTTGCAAGAGTGGCAGGCGATGTGGTGCACCGAAACCACACAATGCGCAGCGATAAACACGGGGTCGGTCTCGTGGTATCCTTGAAGCGCAGTCCCTTAAATGTCTTAATAAAAGTGTTGCTGCTTCATGACGGGTGCCAGCAGCATGCAACTGCAGTTTATGCGCTGAGTTTGTGTAATAGTCGCAAGCGCAACATCTCACTTGCACACCGCCTACTCCTGCACCACCAGTGCCAACACCACCGCAGAACTTTAATTTCCATTCGTTTCTTGGACCACCTTCTTTTACATGATTAACGTGTTGTAGCCTTTGAAGATGTTTGTCTGTTTTACAATGTAACTGAAAATTTGCTTTTAGATTAGTTTTATATGTGcataatttacatacataatgtCCGGCCACTAACGCCAATATTTCTTGTTCTCTAATTTTTGTGCGATCTTGTGCTAAATGATGACCTAAAGCTTCCAAAGAATCCGTCGAAAAGCAATTACATATACAACAATGGAAGGTTCTTTCGGGTTCAGGATCAGCAGGTTCTGGTGGAGGTTCCATTGCTTCTGGATTTAATCCAACGTCCAAGTGTGCCCCTAGTTCCGGTGGCGATGGTCCTGGGCCACCAGTCATAAGTTGAATCATTAGTGCTTGATTATACGCCATATCGGCTAAGGCAGCTTCTGGGTTAGGCGGTGGAGCATCTCCTCCGTGAAAGTGCAACAAACTTTCCAGTTGCTGTTGACTTTGTTGCCTGTGGTGTAAAGCTGATAAAGTTTGCATATGCTTAACATTTTGTTGAAGGACAAGCATATTGTGAGTATGTTTCTCAGAGGTCATATGTATTCGTAAGTTTCGTGCAACATTGGTTTCGTAATTGCAGACGTCACATCTAAATGTTGGCTTTGGTTTCTGGCCCAGAGGAGAGTGGTGTGGTATGGGAGGTTTGTGTGCTCCTGGTGGTGTATGTTGAGCTGGTGGCAAATTACTTTCTCCCGGATTACCACCGTTTTGTAGTTCTTGCATATTATTTAGATGTTTATCAGACTGCATATGAATACTCAAGTTGCCTTTTGTTGTCGTTGAGTAGTTGCAAACTTCGCATCTGTAAGGCTTGTACCCGCACGTGTATGTCTCCCCCCTTGCTAATCGAGGATGAGGTTGACCAGCAATACAATAAATGCAACTTGTTTCGGCTTCTGGGTGTTTTTCTTTCATATGTATTTCTAATGTCTCTTGATACTTATAATGCCAGTTGCACTTCGGACATTTCAAAGTTTTACAAGAATTTCTGCTGTGCATTCCAGCCAAAGGACCACCAAGTCTTCCTGAATTTAAAATAAGCTCGCATTTCGGACAATCAGCACCAGACGGTCGCCCTCCAAGATGATCTGGACACACACCTATTGTTGTTCCAGATAGGAATGCGGGGGGCGCTGTTTGGAACGGTGGGGAAGAATTTGGACTAGCGCGAGGTTGAACTGAAGCATTTATTGTATGAGGATGTGCCACAGAGATCATGGAATGTTGAGGAATTAAAGATTCAGCCATGGATCTCGGCGGTCTCCACGCAGGTGGACTAGGTCTTCTTTCGTCGCACAATCCATTGGGTATCAATAAATCATTTTCTCTTTCTGGAGTCAACGTGTCTGGCCTTTTCTCTATTGAAGGACTTGATAGTCCAGATATATTTGCTGGACTCCCTGAAACAGAGGCACGTGGTGGCGCTGCTGCTCCGACAGGCTCTAAGAATGAGACTAGGGGTTCTTTGTCTTTACCCACACATTGGATTATTGCTGATGCATTTTCCCTGGATAAAGCGTCTCTCTCAGAGTCAAGAAGGGATAAGCTGTGGTCTGATTGGGCATGGGCTACGAAAGACTTAGCATATCCGAAActcaatttacatataaaacacaTAAGAATCGGTTTCACTGGCACGCTAACAGGACACTCTGGAATAGGAGACTGCGGTCTAGGAGCGTCTTTTCCTCCACGAAAACTAAACACACGATAACTATGCATCACAGGTGCATCGGGCCTCGCCCGCACTCGCTCGGCTGCTAATCTTCCATACAAAGCGCCGTACAAAGAAGGATTTC
Proteins encoded:
- the LOC123659705 gene encoding zinc finger homeobox protein 3, with product MPTPLQPGGPASGPPPERKRRRKRDDPQSSAALEPDDDDDGEMSPEEEPRNAPAAPAAPTPAPSSAPAPTSPPAAPDAVDLTSRRDSPPLSSDVEHFDGKIVYNPDGSAYIIEDPEISEGETSLSDLPKIEPGCIVDSRDSNVVERQLEFPQIASAFYVSRNPSLYGALYGRLAAERVRARPDAPVMHSYRVFSFRGGKDAPRPQSPIPECPVSVPVKPILMCFICKLSFGYAKSFVAHAQSDHSLSLLDSERDALSRENASAIIQCVGKDKEPLVSFLEPVGAAAPPRASVSGSPANISGLSSPSIEKRPDTLTPERENDLLIPNGLCDERRPSPPAWRPPRSMAESLIPQHSMISVAHPHTINASVQPRASPNSSPPFQTAPPAFLSGTTIGVCPDHLGGRPSGADCPKCELILNSGRLGGPLAGMHSRNSCKTLKCPKCNWHYKYQETLEIHMKEKHPEAETSCIYCIAGQPHPRLARGETYTCGYKPYRCEVCNYSTTTKGNLSIHMQSDKHLNNMQELQNGGNPGESNLPPAQHTPPGAHKPPIPHHSPLGQKPKPTFRCDVCNYETNVARNLRIHMTSEKHTHNMLVLQQNVKHMQTLSALHHRQQSQQQLESLLHFHGGDAPPPNPEAALADMAYNQALMIQLMTGGPGPSPPELGAHLDVGLNPEAMEPPPEPADPEPERTFHCCICNCFSTDSLEALGHHLAQDRTKIREQEILALVAGHYVCKLCTYKTNLKANFQLHCKTDKHLQRLQHVNHVKEGGPRNEWKLKFCGGVGTGGAGVGGVQVRCCACDYYTNSAHKLQLHAAGTRHEAATLLLRHLRDCASRIPRDRPRVYRCALCGFGAPHRLPLLQHVRSVKHLQMEQIHQLQRRSEGKDPTPDVAELFQVIPQPPEMPSPYDQQENDNKEPIDQKPELTQEQKLLRFLEQHQQQQQQQQQQQQQQQQQVQQPPQQSCNEKEEEQDMPGPHTCPYCNFSCGNENKLNSHVNSVHGDTVRHFICPLCQDAFKERPALERHVMQIHSVNSEGLQRLLLLVDQSHWLNGGSQQQRDDPRQADENDREISSPRSEGSVDGETERCSTCNRTFRNVDELCQHQNESGHLELKQTPQGPGYVCWKKGCNRYFDTAHALQNHFREAHARNSIANMSVSEKHVYKYRCNQCSLAFKTIEKLQLHSQYHVIRDATKCVLCGRSFRSVLALQKHVETSHPELSEDELNAFKRSLASNPLLQPGHGAALDAAAADLLRKEALRTPEDELGEMEDRDSSATAADESGHNDAENSDDSIIYKDQQFLEDYLNSQAMAEDSYNDPNRKYKCHRCKVAFTRQSYLTAHNKTLLHRKGEKLTYPMEKYLDPNRPFKCDVCKESFTQKNILLVHYNSVSHLHKLKRAMQEQQNNNNPPVSPSAGTAPSNLTLTPKSTSSEEEDRKRYKCNICKVAYTQGSTLDIHMRSVLHQTRAGKLQELAAAGHVDLTRPLVEQPERNDPAKMLQDVLSPKNTSPSSTSSGGPRSSPPAHPASPRSPRTGSTACERCHTSFPSLESLDAHRVTTCPFNDARAHSPLADAEAAAIDEIVAKGNPPKRNSQMYKQLLETFGFDLVMQYNENQRRKLQEERELARVPSPPPPPPEEKPPDETKSTCQFCNKEFSSVFVLKTHCEEVHKDKVPLEYLEQFAEHFKSEYERKSGAPNSPRAASPAPQGDRSPSPRGENSGNFNENANGAGEAQAGALLAAQVQEMQAALNMLQLQQLGQLHPMMAQMLSLGLPLGLNMGALAAMNLQPPLVSLMLPPPPFDTMPFSHDAQLKQQQLIQQQQQANAAAGQKRARTRITDEQLKILRSHFDINNSPSDEAIAKMAKQSGLATKVIKHWFRNTLFKERQRNKDSPYNFNNPPSTTLNLEEYEKTGEAKVTTLDSSASSDEGKPPPEKKPKNEDVSLINQQEVKSEPNDEPSMEEKYNSYDDRHQEDRTFNFQQLPSQSPALNSSDNLQNISRPHTPTHISLNSLIQSQLDSIPATSIPQPPHPSMLPPKLNPNFTSPNSAPPNVLPLTPNRSLSPGRGPADFGLSGGNSNGSNSSGSSGKRANRTRFTDYQIKVLQEFFENNAYPKDDDLEYLSKLLGLSPRVIVVWFQNARQKARKVYENQPAADPPAGSMDDANRFQRTPGLNYQCKKCQLVFQRYYELIRHQKTHCFKEEDAKRSAQAQAAAAQVAATLSSEDSNSSTVEHHVPHVPVSPAPPRTPTPATHPISPAPHTPVTPLAHQQRKEDIERQKVEKDGNFQCDKCNLVFPRFELWREHQLIHIMNPNLFPTYPPDSPFGILQQHAQLQQLNASLTNDESRHPLVTTTLQNATKKKYDEFEEADTGEQPKDKRLRTTILPEQLDYLYQKYQIESNPSRKMLENIAREVGLKKRVVQVWFQNTRARERKGQFRAHAQVINKRCPFCPALFKVKSALESHLSTKHADQCIRGEINVDALPDEELSTESTPSFGSQQSDRQQNFSQAGAPMLPPIFPPFHSDMEKFIKQYSEESMKRYVSELQVLQNCNGGNEAERRTEHGKSEIPLDLSKPVDLSRPGSDADERSDTASETMEFYDDDEPTSPLPGQQHTPRPPGKRFRTQMSSIQVKIMKSLFNDYKTPTMAECEALGREIGLPKRVVQVWFQNARAKEKKARLAAGLSEVSDAQPLEECRVCDFKYSHKYSVQDHVFTRGHIAAVRARLESSAGAGEDSTLQLMQMAARLEGGLGSEIHNAFLRPQLAGNGGTPNSMQPQPQPQGLIVETGNGASVLQLPATTLEQIRHIAADPGASTLRLPPPATELPAGARESDFDLCYVCKHCKVAFPTAAPLQTHQARSCYAGREAVRGVIRVVQPALECRTCPGERFRTAADFRRHVDTESHLRHNAPPPPPVPEPLSHEMEDVVNQITLLAARAAQDATSPKDSNVTFCAPGTRFPQPGELPLASAGH